Within the Pseudomonas mendocina genome, the region CGGACGGATCGAAGATGCGCGTCTCGCAACCCAGGTGCTGCAGCAGGCGCGCCGCTTCCTGCACCAGCAGGCGGCTGAACGAGCGCGGCCGGGTGGAGCCGTACAGCAGCAGGATGCGCGGCGCCGGGGCCGCGTCGCTGGGTTGGGCTGGCAACAGGCCTAGGTCGAGATTGGGCAGGTCGTCGTTCATGCGTGTGTCCTCACTCCTGGCCGATACGGTTGAGCGCCTGCTGCAACTCGTCGCGGCTCATGTCCGCCAGGGGCAGGGCGAGGAAGGCGCGGCAGCGTCGTTCGATATGCGCCAGGGTGGCCTGGAACGCGGCGTCGATGTTGGCCTCGTCGCCTTCCACGTGGGACGGATCTTCCAGGCCCCAGTGGGCTTTCAGCGACGGGCCGAAGTGCACTGGGCAGGCTTCGCCGGCCGCCTTGTCGCAGACGGTGATAACGATATCCGGCGGGCAGCCTTCGAAGGCGTCGTTGCCCTTGCTGCTCAGGCCGTCGGTGGCGATGCCGACTTCACGCAGGGTCAGCAGGGTGCGCGGCAGCACCTCACCGCGCGGGAAGCTGCCCGAGCTCACCGCCTGGTGCTCGCTGGGCGCCAGGTGGTTGAACATGGCTTCGGAGAGGATGCTGCGGCAGCTGTTGGCCGTGCACATGAACAGGACTTTCATCGTGATGACTCCAGATCAGAGGCTCAGGCGCAGGGCCAGGGCCGAAAGGGTGAGCAGCAGCACCGGCAGGGTGAGCAATATGCCGACCTTGAAGTAGTAACCCCAGGTCACGCGGATTCCCTTGCGTGCCAGTACGTGCAGCCAGAGCAGGGTGGCCAGGCTGCCGATGGGGGTGATCTTCGGCCCCAGGTCGCAGCCGATCACGTTGGCGTAGATCATCGCCTCACGCACTGCGCCGCTGGCCTGGCTGGCGTCGATGGCCAGCGCGCCGATCAGCACGCTGGGCATGTTGTTCATCAAGGACGACAGCAGCGCGCTGAGCAGGCCGGTGCCCAGCGCCGCGCCCCAGATGCCGTAGCCGGCGAAGGCGTCGAGCAGGCGCGTCAGTTCGGCGGTCAGGCCGGCATTACTCAGGCCGTAGACCACCAGGTACATGCCGAGGGAGAAGATCACCACCTGCCAGGGCGCCTCGCGTAGCACCTTGCCGGTGGCGATGCGCTTGCCACGCGCGGCGACCGCGAACAGCAGGGCGGCGCAGGCTGCGGCCACCGCGCTAATGGGGATGCCCAGTGGCTCCAGGGCGAACAGCCCGACCAGCAACGCCAGCAGCACCGCCCAACCGACCTTGAAGGTGCTGAGGTCGCGGATCGCCTGGCTCGGCGCCTGCAACGCCTCCACCTCGTAGCGCGCCGGAATGTCGCGGTGGAAGAACAGCCACAGCACCAGCAGGGTGGCGGCGACGCTGACCAGGTTCACCGGCACCATCACTGCGGCGTAGGCGCCGAAGCCGATACCGAAGTAGTCAGCCGAGACGATGTTGACCAGGTTCGACACCACCAGCGGCAGGCTGGCGGTGTCGGCGATAAAGCCGGCGGCCATGACGAAGGCCAGGGTCGAAGCCGGCGAGAAACGCAGCGCCAGCAGCATGGAAATCACGATAGGGGTGAGGATCAGCGCCGCGCCGTCATTGGCGAACAGCGCCGACACCGCCGCACCGAGCAGGATGCTGAAGGCGAACAGGCGCGCGCCGCTGCCGCTCGCCCAGCGCGCCACGTGCAGCGCCGCCCACTCGAAGAAGCCGGCTTCATCGAGCAGCAGGCTGATGATGATCACGGCGATAAAGGTCGCCGTGGCGTTCCACACGATATTCCACACGGTAGGGATGTCGGCCAGGCTGACCACGCCGGCGGCCAGGGCCAGCACGGCGCCGAGCGAGGCGCTCCAGCCAACGCCGAGGCCTCTGGGTTGCCAGATGACCAGGATCAGGGTGAACAGGAAGATGGCAACGGCGATCAGCATGCGGTGTTCTCAGCAGCAGGTGGCGAGGCGGGCAGGGCGGTCGCCCATATTGGCGAGGCGGCTGGTGTCCTGCTCCAGCCAGGTGCGGTTGGCGGCCAGGGTGGCGGCCAGCACGTCGCGCACCCATTGCGGCAGATCGGGCGCCAGGCGGTAGTACACCCATTGGCCCTGGCGACGATCCTGCAGTAGGCCGCTGGCGCGCAGTTGCGCCAGGTGGCGGGAAATCTTCGGTTGGCTGTCGCCCAGCGCGCAGACCAGCTCGCATACGCACAGCTCGCCCTGCTCGGCGATTAGCAGCACGGCGCGGGCGCGGGTTTCGTCGGCCAGGGATTTGAACAACGCGGGCGGGGAGAGGTGGTCGGACATTGGGTAAGTCCCTATATGCGGGTTGGCGAATATACGGAAATCCATATGTTTTAGGCAAGCTGGTGGTGATTCGGGGCGGCTTTGCACTACAGTCCCCAAGCCGAACGCCGGGACGGTTTTTCCCGGCCAGAGATTTCGAGGGAGGCGCTGGATGCGTTTACCGCGCATGCGCAACGTGATGGCCTGGACGCTGGTAGTGCTGTTGTTGATCGTGGTGGCCTTGCTCGGCATTCGTATCGCCGGGCTATCGTCGTTGCCCGAACTGGAACCCTGGCACCGCCTGGTGCCGCAGGAGCTGGACGCAGACGAGCTGGACGCGAGCGACTGGCAGGCCTACCTGAGCGCCGAGGCAGCCTTGTTCGAGCGCCTGCAGCGTGAGCTGATCGAGCCGGTCACGGCTTCCGGCGCGGCGCCGTACAGCCGTTACGCCAGCGACAGCCCGGTTTACCCCGGCAATCTGCCGCGCGACTGGAACCGTTCCTTCATCCTGCCGCCACCGGGAACCGCGCGCGGTGTGGTGGTGTTGCTGCACGGCCTGACCGACTCGCCCTACAGCCTTCGCCACATCGCCCAGCACCTGAGCGAGCAGGGCCTGCTCGCCGTGGTGCCGCGCATGCCTGGTCATGGCACGGTTCCGGCGGCGCTTACCGCTGCGCATTGGGAGCAATGGCTGGCTACCACGCGCCTGGCTGTACGCGAAGCGCGGCGCCAGGTGCCGGACGGGCCGCTGTATATGGTCGGCTATTCCAATGGCGGGGCGTTGGCGCTGCGCTACAGCCTGGCGGCGTTGGAAGATGAGCGCCTGGCCATGCCGCAACGCCTGGTGCTGATCTCGCCGATGATCGGCGTCACCAGCTACGCCCGTTACGCCGGGCTGGCGGCCCTGCCCGCGGTGCTGCCGGCGTTCGCCAAGTCGGCCTGGATGAACGTGCTGCCGGAGTTCAACCCGTTCAAGTACAACTCCTTCCCGGTGCACGCGGCGCGGCAGACCTACGAGCTGACCCGTGAGGTGCAGAACGCCTTCGACGCTGCCGAGGCCGATGGTCGTCTGTCGCGACTGCCACCGGTACTGGCCTTCCAGTCGCTGGCCGACAGCACCGTGAGTACACCGGCCGTGGTGCACCAACTGTTCGAGCGTCTGCCGGCCAACGGCAGCGAACTGGTCATCTTCGACATCAATCGCTCGCGGGCGGCTGGCTCGCTGTTGCGAAACGATATGAGCGGGTTGCTGGAGCAACTGCTCCCACCCGTCGAGCGTGATTTTGACCTGACCGTGGTTGGTGTGGCCGCCGAGCAGGGGAGGGAGGTCGAGACCAGGCGCATCGCCGCAGGCAGCCAGCAGATGCAGCGTCAGTCGCTGGGCGTGGATTATCCGAGCCAGCTGTTCTCGCTGTCGCATGTGGCCTTGCCGTTCCCGCCCAACGACCCGCTGTATGGCAGTGATCCCACTCCGGACGAGAACTACGGCGTGGCGCTGGGTACGCTGGCGCCGCGCGGTGAGCACGGCGTGCTGGTGGTGGGGTTGGACAGCCTGCAGCGGGCGACGTCCAACCCCTTCTACGATTACCTGCTGCAGCGCATCGACGAGGATCTGCGCTGAACCTCAGAGGCGGAAGCGACCTACCAGCCCGTCCAGTTGCGTCGACAGCGCCTGCAGGTCGCTGCTGGCCTGGTTGAGCTGGTCGGCGATATGGGTGGTGCCGACGGTCAGCTCGTTGATGTCGACGATATTGCGGTTGATGTCTTCCACCACGCTGGACTGCTCCTCGGTGGCGGTGGCGACCTGGATGTTCTGGTCGCTGATCTGGCCGATATGGCTGTTGATCTGCTCCAGCGCCGCCGACGCCTTGCTCGCGTACTCCACCACCAGCGCGCTCTGCCGTTGGCCCTTGGCCATGGCTTCGACCGCCGAGCGTGATTCGTTCTGCAGACGGTTGATGACCTGCTGGATTTCCTCGGTGGAGGCGCCGGAACGGCTGGCCAGGGTACGAACCTCGTCCGCCACCACAGCGAAACCACGGCCCTGTTCGCCAGCACGCGCAGCCTCGATGGCAGCGTTGAGGGCGAGCAGGTTGGTCTGTTCGGAAATACTGCGAATGGTGTTGAGCGTGGTGCTGATGGCGTCTGTCTGCGCGGCCAGTGCCTCGATCACTTTGGCGGCCTGCTCCAGTTCGCCGTTGAGGGCATCGACCTGCTGCTGTGCCTGGCTGACCACGGCGCTGCCGTCGCTGGCGTGCTGGGTCGCTTCGCGGGCGACTTCTGCGGCATTCTCGGCGTTGCGCGCGATCTCGTTAACGGTCGAGCCCAGTTCGTTGATCGCGGTCGCTACCTGCACCGTGCGGTCGCTCTGGGCGGTGCAGTTGCTCTGGGTCAGGCGTGCGCGCTCGGCGACGTCGCGCGCCATGCCCGAGAGCTGGCGCGAGTTGTCGGCGAGCTGGCGCATGGCGCCGTGCACCTTGTCGATGAACTGGTTGAAACTGCGCGCGATCTCGCTCAGCTCGTCCTGGCCGGGCAGGTCGATGCGGGTGTCCAGCGCCAGGTTGTCGGCGGCCTGGCCGAGGCTGTTTTGTAGCACGGCGACGCGGCGGCGCAGCTGGATGACGATCAGCCAGGAGATGATGATCGACACCAGCAGGCCGGTAGCGATGATGGCGATCTGGCGGGTCAGGCCTTCATCGTAGCTTTGTGCACTGTGCAGATTTTGCTGCTCGGCCTGCTTGAGCAGGGCATCGAGCAGGTCGTTGGCGCCCTGGCGCATCACACCGTAGGTCTTGGCGTACTGGTCGCGGTAGATCTGCTGCGCCTTGGCCATGTCGCCCGCATCGAAGGCAGCGAGCATCGGGTTCAGCTCGTTGCTGACCATGGCTTCGAACTGGTCGAGCAGTTGCTGCGCCTGCGCCTTGCGCTCCGGGTTGACCTGCGCTGCCACGGCCTGGCGCATGGCTTCGCGCATTTCCGGGATGTCCTCGTTGCGCGCATCCTGCACGCGGGATTTCACGCCGCGTTCGTCGCGCAGCGGGGTTTCCTGCAGGAGCATCATGTCGAGACCGACGCGCATGCGCGGGATGCGTGAGGCCACCTCGGCCATGGCGCGCATCGGTGCGGCCGTATTGAGATAGAGGACCTCCGTGTCCCGGTGCATGCTGGACATGCTGCTCAGGCTGGTCAGCGCCACCAGTAGCAGGGCGATGCAGGGGATCGCTACCGCAATGATCAGGCGGGTTTTCAAAGAGAGGGCGTCGAGACGCATGGGGTGACTCCATTTCGAGATAGGGCGCAGGGGCGACGTTCAGCCTACCGGGCTGATGTTGCCGCTCTTGTATCGGCCGCGAGGGCCCGCAGCATGAGGGCAGAGGCGAGCGCTTTGGCGAAAAGGAGTAGGCCGGCAGTTGCGCCGGCGACCTGCAGGTAGGTGGCCGGCCATGAGGCCGGCCGTCAACATTCAGGCTTGCAGCAATGCATCCAGCTTGCCGCCACGCTCCAGTGCGGCGAGATCATCGAAGCCACCGACATGCTGCTCGCCGATGAAGATCTGCGGCACGCTGCGGCGCTTGCTGCGCTGTAGCATCTCCGCCATCCGCTCGGGCGAGCGACTCACGTCGATTTCCTCGTAGGTCACGCCCTTGCGTGTCAGCAGCGCCTTGGCGTTGATGCAGTAAGGGCAGTACGCGGTGGTGTAGAGGGTGACGGCTTGCATGATGAACCTCCGGCGTCGTCAGACGGCTACTGGTGGAAAGTCGACAACGGTTTCGGCCAGGTTGTTGAGGTAATTGGTCAGGGTCATCAGGGCGACGTTGGCTACGACCTCGACGATGGCGGTGTCACTCAGCCCGGCCTCGCGTGCAGCCTGCAACTGCGCATCGCTGATGCGGCCGCTGCTGTCGATGATCTGCCGGGTCAGGCGCGCCACGGCATCGAACTCGCCGTCGCGGGCGCTGCGAATGTCCGCCTCGCTCAAACCGGCCTTGCCGGCGAACAGGGTGTGCGCTGCCAGGCAGTATTCGCAGCCGTTGACCTGCGAGCTGGCCAGCGCCACCACTTCGCGCGCCTTGGCATTCAGCGTGCCCTTGCCGAGGGCCTGGGACAGCGCCAGGTAGCCGCTCAGCGCGGCCGGGGCATTGGCCAGGGTAGCGAAGGTGTTGGGGATGAAACCGAGGCCCTTGCGGATACCTTCCAGTTGCGCCTGGGCGCTGGCAGCGGTTTGTTCGAAGGGCAGTGCGGCGATGCGAGTCATGGTGATTCTCCAGTCTTGGGTGGGAAGCTTGTCGTTCAAGCCTGGAGCCAGATTAGTGAAACGAGCTGGCCTTTCGGATTCAGATCGTCGATGTTATGCGACAGATCGTCCAAGAGTGCGAAATGACCATGGATCGCCTGTCCAGCCTGTTGCATCACTTCAACTTGCACGCCAGCACCTTTCACCGCGGTGGGTTTTGCGGAACCAGCAGCCATGGCGAGCATGAGCCGCATGGTTACATCCACCTGCTGCGTGCCGGGTGCATGAGCTTTCGTGAGGGCGATGGCCGTGAGATGCGCCTGGAAGAGCCGAGCCTGATGCTGTTGGCCAGGCCGCGTCTGCATCAGATGACAGCCAGCGAGGCCGACGGCGCCGAGCTGGTCTGCGCCACCCTGGCCTTCGATGGCGGCATCGACAATCCGCTGTCGCGGGCATTGCCCGGCGCCATCGTCAAACCTCTGCGTGAACTGCCAAGCCTGAGCGGCTGCCTGGACTGGCTGTTCGCCGAAGCGGCGGGGGAGGATTGCGGGCGCGAACTGGTGCTCAACCGCCTGTTCGAGCTGATGGTAATCCAGTTGCTGCGCCATCTGATGAACAGCCGCGAGCTGGCCTCGGGGATGATGGCCGGCCTGGCCGAACCGCGCCTGGCCCGCGCGCTCAATCAGCTGCACGAGAAACCGCAGCACGGCTGGTCGGTGGCCGAATTGGCGGCGCTGGCAGGTATGTCGCGGGCCAGTTTCGCTGCGCATTTTCACCAGGTGGTGGGCGCTACGCCGGCCGATTATCTGGTGGGCTGGCGTGTCAGCCTGGCGCAGAAGCGCTTGCGAGAAGGCCGGCCCATGGCGCTGATCGCCGATGAGGTCGGTTACGAAAGCCCTTCGGCGCTGGCGCGCGCGTTTCGCCGCAAGGTGGGAACGAGCCCCAGTGAGTGGCTGAAGCAGGGCGGTTGAGTATCACGCGGCAGCTTTGATCTGCGGCAATCGTGCTGTTGATCGGGCTCGACCCCAGTGCCCCGATAGTGCATGGTGGCGCCCCACGCTGCCTGCTTCGAGAGTCGCGCCATGTTCGAAATCCAAGCCATCGACCCCGCCTATTACCGCCAGCAGACACGCCGCAGTACGGCGGTGATCGCCGTTATCTTCGTGGCACTGGCCATGCTCTGCGCCACGCTGAGTACGCAGGTGTTCGGTACGCCCGGTGGCGACAACTTCAAGTGGAATCTGCTCGGCGTGGTGGCGGGCCTCGTATTGACCATCGCTCTGGTACGCCAGCAATTATGGTCGCGGCCGTTCATGGCGCCTGCCGTTTACGGTTGGCGGCTCAAGCGCAGCCTGATGCGCATCACCAATGTCATGCATCACGTCAAGGCAGGTGTGGCGCAGGGGGATGACGGCGCGATGAAGTTGCTGCGTTTCTATCATTTGGGGGTAACCCAGATGCACCAGCTCGACGGCAACTCCAGCGAGCTGAGCCAGATGGTGCGCGAGATCGACGACCACCGCGATGCGATGGAGCAGCGAGGGCTGGATATCGAGCAGACGCGGCTCGATCCGGTCTGGTTGGAGCGGGTGAAGGCCTTTAGCTGAACCCCGTCATCATTTCTGCGGGCTAAGTCACAATGACCTTTTTGCTGTCATTGTGACTTGTAAAGTTTGCTGTCATTAGTACCTGTGCTTTTCTATCTATTTGTTTTTTATATAGAAAATATCTGGCACAAAATCTGACTGTCTCCGGGTGCAATGCCCATTACAGGAGAAATCAGATGAAATCCATTGCCTTGCTCACTCTTTCCCTCAGCCTTCTGGCCAGCAGCGTTCTGCAGGCTGCCGAAGTGCTCGCCGAGCGTGATGAAAACTCGGTCGGTGCCGGTTTCGGCGGTCTGTCCGGGCTGATGCTGGGCGCCGCTGCGGGCGGTCCGGTCGGTGCATTGGTCGGTGCGGCTGCCGGAGTCTGGACCGGTGCTCAGGTTCAGGCTGCCAGCGGCAACAGCGGTACTGCCTATGTCGTGCGTCATGCCGATGGCCGTGAGCAGTGGGTGCGCTCACCCGGAGAGCGTTTCGAGGTGGGCCAACAGGTCGAGATGAACGGCATCCGTCTGCTGGCGCAGTAAATCCATTGACCTGTGGCTTTTTCAGCCATCGCATCCACGTCTTTCGCTTCGAGGAACTTCATGAGTACGAATTTTCAGGGCCGTCTCGCGGTCGTGACGGGCGCCAGCTCGGGTATCGGGCTGGCCGTATGTGATCTGTTGTTGCAGCGCGGTGTGCAGGTTTTGGCGTTCTCGCGACGCCTTGGCGCACTGGAGGCGCTGCAGGCTCGCAACCCCGAGCAACTGCACTGGTGCGCAGGCGATGTGACTGATATCGATGCCCTGCACGCGCTGGCCGAGCGGGCAGGGCGACTCGGCGCCGTCGATTACTTGGTGCCCAATGCCGGGATTGCACGGTTGGCGCCGGGCTGCGACATGCAGGCATTCGAGCAGCAGTGGCGGGTCAATGGCGCCGGTGCGGTGAATACCTTCGAGGTGCTCAAGCCGCATCTGGCACGACCGGCTTCGGTGGTGTTCATCAGCACGTTCCTGCGCCAGCTCGGTTTTGCCGGGCTCGGTGGCTACATCGCCAGCAAGGCGGCGCTCTCGGCATTGGTACGCAGCCTGGCGCTGGAGCATGCCGGCGAAGGACTGCGGCTCAATCTGGTTTCGCCGGGGCCGACGGCAACGCCGATCTGGAACAGCCTGGGCCTGGCCGAGGAGATGTTGGCGGGTGTCGCCAGTGAAGTGAACAAGCGCCTGGTCGATGGTGAATTTCTCGATCCGCTGGCAATCGCCGAAGTGGTGCTGTTCCAGCTGAGCAACGGTGCACGTGGCGTCTACGGCCAGGATTGGGTGGTCGACAAGGGCTACACCCTGCAGTGAGCAAGGTCGGGGCGGCATGCCTGCCGCCCCGATGGCGCGACATATCCCCTGACATTTGCCCTGACTCGTGGTCAAGGCTTAAAGGTTTTTGAAAGGTTCGCCTCTTAGCCTCCGCACGCGCCTTTCGCGTGCTTTACAAGAAAAAGAGGAGAAAGCGGTTTGTTGACCCTGATTGGCCTGTTGACCATCTGCAGCCTGGTTGTGCTGCTGCTTATCGGGCGCATGTCGCCTGTTCTGCCATTGATCGTGGTGCCGCTGCTGGGCGCCCTGGCTGCGGGTTCTGGCCCGGAGGCGATTTCCGGTTTCTTCACCGATGGCATCGGCCGCGTGACGGCGATTGCCACTATGTTCGTGTTTGCCATCACCTTTTTCGGCGTGCTGCAGGACACAGGCCTGTTTAGGCCCCTGATCAATGGCATGGTGCGCCTGACCCGCGGCAATGTAATCGCGGTAACCGTCGCCACGGCGGTGATCGGCATGCTGGCGCACCTCGACGGCGCTGGTGCCACCACCTTCCTGCTTACCGTTCCCGCCTTGCTGCCGCTGTACAAGCAGTTGCGCATGAGCCCGTACCTGATGCTGCTGTTGCTGGCGATCGGCGCCGGTATCTTCAACATGCTGCCCTGGGCCGGTCCGCTGGGCCGTGCCTCGGCCGTGACCGGCATCGAGGTTACCGAACTGTGGCGTCCGCTGATTGCCGTGCAGGGCATCGGTGTGGTGCTGCTGGTGGCCCTGGCGGCGCTGCTGGGCTGGCGTGAGCAACGTCGCATCGCCGCCGGCAGGAGCGGGGATGAAGGTGTACTGGTGGAAACCAGTACTGACTTGCATGAGCCAAGCGCCGAGGAGCGCGAGTTGGAGCGCCCGCGTCTGCTCTGGGCCAACTCCGCACTGTTCCTGGCGGTGCTGGTATCGCTGTTCTCAGGCGTGCTGCCGGCCGGCTACATCTTCATGATCGGCCTGTGCCTGGCGCTGCTGATCAACTACCCCGGTGGCAAGGCGCAGATGCAGCGTATCTCCGCCCACGCCCCGGCGGCGCTGAGCATGGGCATGATCATCCTGGCGGCAGGTTCGATGCTCGGTATCTTCACCGGCACCGGCATGCTCACGTCCATTGCCCAGGACCTGGCGCAGGTACTGCCGGCGCCGCTGGTAGGGCAGATGCACATCGTGCTCGGCCTGTTCGGCCTGCCGATGGAGCTGATGCTGAGCACCGACGCCTACTACTTCGGTCTGCTGCCGGTAACGCTGGAGGTGGTCGGTGCCCAGGGCGTCGAGCCGGCCAGCGTGGTCTATGCGCTGACCATCGGCAACATCATCGGCACCTTCATCAGTCCATTCTCGCCGGCGCTGTGGCTGGCACTGGGCCTGGCCGGGCTGGATCTGGGCCGGCACATCCGCTACTCGCTGTGGTGGATGTGGGGTTTCTCGCTGGTGCTGTTCGGTGCGGCCTGGGCGCTCGGGTTGTTCTAGACCACGCCCAGCATGTACCGCACACGCCCGGGCTTGCCCGGGCGTGTTGCATCTGGATAGAGGCGTTTAGCTGATTTCCACCTGGTAGCGGAAGTTTTCCGCGGCCGCGCGCGACAGGCGATATTCCAGCGGGGTGCGGTCATAGCCCTGTGCGGTTCGTTCGATCACCACGCTCGGGCTGGCTTCAGCCACATCGAGCATGGCCGCAAGCTCGGCGTCGACGGCGGAAACCGTCAGGGTTTCCTTCGCTGACGCGATGCGCTGACCACAGTGCTGCTCGTAGAAGGGGTAGAGCAACTGTGGAAAATCGTCCGGCGCGAGCTCCAGCAGGGCGCCGAAGCGTGAGGCGGGCAGCCAGATGCGCTCGTGAAACAGCGGGCGGCCGTCGACCAGGCGCAGGCGCTGGAGGAATACACAGCGCTCGCCCTCAGCCAGCTGCAGTGCCTGGCGTGCTGCCGCATCAGCCGGTTCGAGGCGGCATTCGAGGATGCGGCTTTGCGGCACCTGCGACTGGCCGCTGGCGCTGACCTGGCGGAAGAAGCGAAACAGCGAGCCATCGAAGTTCGGCCGCCGCACGAAGGTGCCGCGCCCCTGGGCACGCAGCAGCAGGCCTTCTGCAACCAGGGTTTCCACCGCCTTGCGCACCGTTCCCACGGCCACGCCGTACTGGCGGGTCAGCTCCGCTTCGGTAGGGATGGCTTCGCCGGGCAGCCATTCGCCCGCGGCGATCTTGCCCAGCATTTCGTCCCGTAACCGCTGGTACAGCGGCAGGCGTTCGTCCTGTCCGAGAGCCGTGGTGCTCATAAACCTCACATCCAAAAGTCGACCGGCCGTCACTTTACCACCGGCCTGTAGATTGACAGCACTCGATCTCTGTAGATACAGTCATATAAACATATATATGAATATATGAATTACAAGAAGCAGTCGCTAGTACCGGCGGCTCGTACAAGAATCGACAGAGGTATTGCTTCGTGACGCCCATGCCTTATGCCGCAATCGCCGGCATCGACACTCACGCGCACATCTTTCGCCAGAACCTGCCCATGGTTCCCGGCCGCCGCTACAGCCCCAGCTATGACGCCACCGTGGAGCAATACCTGAACCACCTGGACGCCTGCGGCCTGTCCCATGGCGTACTTATCCAGCCGAGCTTTCTCGGCACCGACAACCACTACATGGTCGAGGCGTTGCAACGCTTCCCTGAGCGTTTGCGCGGTGTTGCGGTGGTGGAGGCGCAGGTCAGCGATGCCGAGCTGGACGAATTGGCCGCTGCCGGCGTGGTGGGCGTGCGCCTGAACCTGATCGGCAAGGCGCTGGAGGATTACACCGGCGCGGCCTGGAATGGTTTGTTCCGACGTCTGGCGCAACGCGGTTGGCAGGTGGAGATTCAGCGCGGTTTCGATGACCTGGCGCTGATCGTGCCGGCGATTCTCGAGTCCGGCGTCACCGTGGTGATCGATCACTTCGGCCTGCCAGCGCCGAGTGTGCAACTGGATGCTGCGCAGC harbors:
- a CDS encoding CitMHS family transporter; amino-acid sequence: MLTLIGLLTICSLVVLLLIGRMSPVLPLIVVPLLGALAAGSGPEAISGFFTDGIGRVTAIATMFVFAITFFGVLQDTGLFRPLINGMVRLTRGNVIAVTVATAVIGMLAHLDGAGATTFLLTVPALLPLYKQLRMSPYLMLLLLAIGAGIFNMLPWAGPLGRASAVTGIEVTELWRPLIAVQGIGVVLLVALAALLGWREQRRIAAGRSGDEGVLVETSTDLHEPSAEERELERPRLLWANSALFLAVLVSLFSGVLPAGYIFMIGLCLALLINYPGGKAQMQRISAHAPAALSMGMIILAAGSMLGIFTGTGMLTSIAQDLAQVLPAPLVGQMHIVLGLFGLPMELMLSTDAYYFGLLPVTLEVVGAQGVEPASVVYALTIGNIIGTFISPFSPALWLALGLAGLDLGRHIRYSLWWMWGFSLVLFGAAWALGLF
- a CDS encoding GntR family transcriptional regulator yields the protein MSTTALGQDERLPLYQRLRDEMLGKIAAGEWLPGEAIPTEAELTRQYGVAVGTVRKAVETLVAEGLLLRAQGRGTFVRRPNFDGSLFRFFRQVSASGQSQVPQSRILECRLEPADAAARQALQLAEGERCVFLQRLRLVDGRPLFHERIWLPASRFGALLELAPDDFPQLLYPFYEQHCGQRIASAKETLTVSAVDAELAAMLDVAEASPSVVIERTAQGYDRTPLEYRLSRAAAENFRYQVEIS
- a CDS encoding amidohydrolase family protein, yielding MPYAAIAGIDTHAHIFRQNLPMVPGRRYSPSYDATVEQYLNHLDACGLSHGVLIQPSFLGTDNHYMVEALQRFPERLRGVAVVEAQVSDAELDELAAAGVVGVRLNLIGKALEDYTGAAWNGLFRRLAQRGWQVEIQRGFDDLALIVPAILESGVTVVIDHFGLPAPSVQLDAAQHHAFFDLLGQAPVWIKLSAAYRSQSDLARARAIEARLREACGGVGRFLWGSDWPNTQFESQTRYDQQFALLEALLPNPEERRRVLVDNPATLFGFASA